The nucleotide sequence CGTGGCAGGACGTACTTGACGTCGTACAGCACTGCACCGGGCTTGCCGTAGGTGCGGATGCCGTCGGCGCCGAGGTCGCGGAATGCGTCATGTCCAACGGCCATGACGATAGCGTCGTATTCGGCCTCGCGCGGCTCGCAAAGGATCAGGCCGTATTCATGCTCCGCCTCGCCAGCATCCACCCAAGGATCGCAAGTATCGACACAGGCGTTATAGCCCTTCAGCGCGTCGATGATATCGACAACACGCGTGTTCCTCAGATCTGGGCAGTTCTCCTTGAAGGCCAGGCCGAGGATCAGCACGTGGGCGTTCACCGGATTGATGCCTTTGCGCACCATCAGCCTAATTACTTCGCTCGCCACATAGGCGCCCATACCGTCATTGGTGCGGCGGCCGGCGAGGATGACGTCCGGGTGGTGGCCGACTTCCTGTGCCTTATGGGTCAGATAGTAAGGGTCGACGCTGATGCAGTGGCCGCCGACCAGGCCGGGGCGGAAGGGCAGGAAGTTCCATTTGGTGCCGGCGGCTTCCAGCACTTCCAGGGTGTCGATGCCCAGTTTGTTGAAAAGGATGGCCAGGTCATTCACGAGCGCGATGTTGAGGTCGCGCTGGGTGTTTTCGATGACCTTGGCGGCCTCCGCCACTTTGATGCTACTGGCCTTATAGGTGCCGGCGGTGATGATGCTGGCGTAGAGGCTGTCGACCAGGTCGGCCACTTCGGGGGTGGAGCCGCTGGTGACTTTTTTGATGTCGGGGAGGCGATGGGCTTTGTCGCCGGGGTTGATGCGTTCTGGGCTGTAGCCGCAGAAGAAACCGTGAGGGGTGAGGGGTGAGGGGTGAGGTGGGACAGCAACGTCAACGGCAGAGGCAGCAGCTAGACGTTCGGTGCACTGGTAGGTGAGGCCGGACACCTTTTCCAGGACGGGGACGCAGTCTTCTTCGGTGGCGCCGGGGTAGACGGTACTTTCGTAGATGACGATGTTGC is from Flagellatimonas centrodinii and encodes:
- a CDS encoding nucleotide sugar dehydrogenase, which encodes MLPTLQTAHIAVIGLGYVGLPLAAEFGKKYKTVGFDINAKRIDELRQGRDHTREMSPQELAEATQLRYTSNPGDIADCNIYIVTVPTPIDAHKRPDLTPLLKASETIGKVLKPGNIVIYESTVYPGATEEDCVPVLEKVSGLTYQCTERLAAASAVDVAVPPHPSPLTPHGFFCGYSPERINPGDKAHRLPDIKKVTSGSTPEVADLVDSLYASIITAGTYKASSIKVAEAAKVIENTQRDLNIALVNDLAILFNKLGIDTLEVLEAAGTKWNFLPFRPGLVGGHCISVDPYYLTHKAQEVGHHPDVILAGRRTNDGMGAYVASEVIRLMVRKGINPVNAHVLILGLAFKENCPDLRNTRVVDIIDALKGYNACVDTCDPWVDAGEAEHEYGLILCEPREAEYDAIVMAVGHDAFRDLGADGIRTYGKPGAVLYDVKYVLPRDAVDGRL